A window from uncultured Fusobacterium sp. encodes these proteins:
- the ffh gene encoding signal recognition particle protein yields the protein MLDNLGSRFQEIFKKVRGHGKLSESNIKEALREVKMSLLEADVNYKVVKDFTAKIQEKAIGTDVLKGINPGQQFIKIVNDELVELLGGTNARLTKGVKNPTVLMLAGLQGAGKTTFAAKLGNFLKKQGEKVLMVGADVYRPAAIKQLQVLGEQTGIEVYSEENHQDAVGICERGLAKAKELGSTYMIIDTAGRLHIDEKLMEELKEIKKKTRPQEILLVVDAMIGQDAVNLAESFNNVLNIDGVVLTKLDGDTRGGAALSIKTVVGKPIKFVGVGEKIDDIELFHPERLVSRILGMGDVVSLVEKAQSAIDEEDAKSLEEKIRTQKFDLDDFLKQLQNIKKLGSLGSILKLIPGMSQIGDLAPAEKEMKKVEAIIQSMTKEERKKPEILKASRKQRIAKGSGTEVADINRLLKQFDQMKAMMKMFSGGKMPSFPSFPGGFKGGKFPF from the coding sequence ATGTTAGATAATTTAGGTTCTAGATTTCAAGAGATCTTTAAAAAAGTTAGAGGTCATGGAAAACTAAGTGAAAGTAATATAAAAGAAGCTCTTAGAGAGGTTAAAATGTCACTTTTAGAAGCTGACGTTAACTATAAAGTTGTAAAAGATTTTACAGCAAAAATTCAAGAAAAAGCTATTGGAACTGATGTTTTAAAAGGAATCAACCCTGGACAACAATTTATAAAAATAGTTAATGATGAACTTGTTGAACTTTTAGGTGGAACTAATGCTAGACTTACAAAAGGAGTTAAAAATCCTACTGTACTTATGTTAGCAGGATTACAAGGAGCAGGAAAAACTACATTTGCTGCTAAACTTGGAAATTTCCTAAAAAAACAAGGGGAAAAAGTTTTAATGGTTGGAGCCGATGTATATAGACCAGCAGCAATTAAACAATTACAAGTTTTAGGAGAGCAAACTGGAATTGAAGTATATTCTGAAGAAAATCATCAAGATGCTGTAGGAATCTGTGAAAGAGGTTTAGCTAAAGCTAAAGAACTTGGTTCAACTTACATGATAATAGATACAGCAGGAAGATTACATATAGATGAAAAACTTATGGAAGAGTTAAAAGAGATTAAGAAAAAAACTAGACCACAAGAAATTCTATTAGTAGTTGATGCTATGATTGGACAAGATGCGGTTAATTTAGCAGAATCTTTTAACAATGTACTAAACATTGATGGTGTTGTGCTTACTAAGTTAGATGGAGATACTAGAGGAGGAGCTGCTCTTTCAATAAAAACAGTAGTAGGAAAACCTATAAAATTTGTTGGAGTTGGAGAAAAAATTGATGATATTGAACTTTTCCATCCTGAAAGACTTGTATCAAGAATTTTAGGAATGGGAGATGTAGTATCTTTAGTTGAAAAAGCTCAAAGTGCTATTGATGAAGAAGATGCAAAATCTTTAGAAGAAAAAATTAGAACTCAAAAGTTTGACTTAGATGATTTCTTAAAACAATTACAAAATATAAAGAAACTTGGTTCATTAGGAAGCATATTAAAATTAATTCCAGGTATGAGTCAAATTGGAGATTTAGCTCCTGCTGAAAAAGAGATGAAAAAAGTTGAAGCAATTATCCAATCTATGACAAAAGAAGAAAGAAAAAAACCTGAGATTTTAAAAGCAAGTAGAAAACAGAGAATAGCTAAAGGAAGTGGAACAGAAGTAGCTGATATCAATAGACTTCTAAAACAATTTGATCAAATGAAAGCTATGATGAAAATGTTCAGTGGTGGAAAAATGCCATCATTCCCTTCGTTCCCTGGTGGATTTAAAGGTGGAAAATTTCCATTTTAA
- the rpsP gene encoding 30S ribosomal protein S16: MLKLRLTRLGDKKRPSYRVVAMEALSKRDGKAVAYLGNYFPLEDSRVVLKEEEIVKFLLNGAQPTRTVKSILVKAGVWAKFEEAKRK, translated from the coding sequence ATGTTAAAATTAAGATTAACTAGATTAGGAGACAAAAAAAGACCTTCTTATAGAGTTGTAGCTATGGAAGCATTATCAAAAAGAGATGGTAAAGCAGTTGCTTACTTAGGAAACTACTTCCCATTAGAAGATTCTAGAGTTGTATTAAAAGAAGAAGAAATCGTAAAATTCTTATTAAATGGAGCTCAACCAACTAGAACTGTAAAGTCAATATTAGTTAAAGCTGGAGTATGGGCAAAATTCGAAGAAGCTAAAAGAAAATAG
- a CDS encoding Tex family protein, with amino-acid sequence MEKIFEQVAKELGLKLSQVTNTMQLLDEGATVPFIARYRKEVTNNLDEIEIGKILETVTYQRNLEKRKEEVIRLIDEQGKLTEDIIKSINLATKLQEIEDIYFPYRKKRKTKADIAKERGLEPLANYMLEAVSNEAVTEKAKEFLNEEVPTTEEAIEGAMLILAQNISETPIYREQIREIMLSKGIINTKETKKAKELDVKKVYSDYYLYNEPISKMPSHRILAVNRGESEEILAVSISFEDEVRTKIEKLILKDFKNKNLQETYIKIIVDALDRLILPSIEREVRNILTDKAEEEAIKVFKENLKNLLMQAPLKEKNILALDPGYRTGCKVAVIDKNGFYRENDVFFLVAEMHTPKQLEVSEKKIVDYVKKYNIDIIVIGNGTASRETESFIAEVIKKHNLNTKYLIANEAGASIYSASKIAAEEFPDLDVTVRGAISIGRRVQDPLAELVKIDPKSIGVGMYQHDVNQGKLDESLDAVITYVVNSVGANLNTASWALLSHISGIKKNIAKNIVDYRKDNGNFKNRKELLKVKGIGAKAYEQMAGFLVIVDGENVLDNTIIHPESYHIAIDLLKEAGITVDEYGKDLSAAREKLKNFNYSKFAKDKEYGAETVKDIYEALIRDRRDPRDSFEKPLLKSDILKIENLQPGMEVEGTVRNVVKFGAFIDIGLKNDALLHISEISNKFIDDPSKVLSVGQIIKVRIKDIDKERERVGLTKKEK; translated from the coding sequence ATGGAAAAAATATTTGAACAAGTTGCTAAAGAGTTAGGCTTAAAACTATCTCAAGTTACTAATACTATGCAACTTCTTGATGAAGGAGCAACTGTACCTTTTATTGCTAGATATAGAAAAGAGGTTACTAATAACTTAGATGAGATAGAGATAGGAAAAATCTTAGAAACAGTTACATACCAAAGAAACTTAGAAAAGAGAAAAGAAGAAGTAATTAGATTAATTGATGAGCAAGGAAAATTAACTGAAGATATTATAAAATCTATTAATTTAGCTACAAAACTTCAAGAGATAGAGGATATATATTTCCCATATAGAAAGAAAAGAAAAACTAAAGCTGATATTGCTAAAGAAAGAGGTTTAGAGCCTCTTGCTAACTATATGTTAGAAGCTGTATCAAATGAAGCTGTAACTGAAAAAGCTAAAGAGTTTCTAAATGAAGAAGTTCCTACTACTGAAGAAGCAATAGAAGGGGCTATGCTAATTTTAGCTCAAAATATCTCTGAAACTCCTATTTATAGAGAGCAAATTAGAGAGATTATGCTTTCTAAAGGAATTATAAATACTAAAGAAACTAAAAAAGCTAAAGAATTAGATGTAAAAAAAGTTTATTCAGATTACTATTTATATAATGAACCTATTTCTAAAATGCCTTCTCATAGAATTCTTGCTGTAAATAGAGGAGAAAGTGAAGAAATACTTGCTGTTTCTATATCTTTTGAGGATGAAGTTAGAACTAAAATTGAAAAGCTTATATTAAAAGATTTTAAAAATAAAAATTTACAAGAAACTTATATTAAAATTATTGTAGATGCTCTTGATAGATTGATTCTTCCATCAATTGAAAGAGAAGTAAGAAATATTCTTACTGATAAAGCTGAAGAGGAAGCTATAAAGGTTTTTAAAGAAAATTTAAAAAATCTTTTAATGCAAGCTCCATTAAAAGAAAAAAATATATTAGCTTTAGATCCTGGATATAGAACTGGATGTAAAGTTGCTGTTATAGATAAAAATGGTTTTTATAGAGAAAATGATGTATTTTTCTTAGTGGCAGAGATGCATACTCCTAAACAATTAGAGGTATCTGAGAAAAAAATAGTAGATTACGTTAAAAAATATAATATAGATATTATAGTTATAGGAAACGGTACTGCTTCAAGAGAAACAGAAAGTTTCATTGCAGAAGTTATAAAAAAACATAATTTAAATACTAAATATCTTATAGCTAATGAAGCTGGTGCTTCTATCTACTCTGCATCTAAAATAGCTGCTGAAGAGTTTCCAGATTTAGATGTTACAGTTAGAGGAGCTATTTCAATAGGAAGAAGAGTACAAGATCCTCTTGCTGAGCTTGTTAAAATTGATCCTAAATCAATTGGTGTAGGTATGTATCAACATGATGTAAATCAAGGTAAACTTGATGAATCTTTAGATGCTGTAATCACATATGTTGTTAATAGTGTTGGTGCTAACTTAAATACAGCTTCTTGGGCACTTCTTTCTCATATTTCAGGAATTAAGAAAAATATAGCTAAAAATATAGTAGATTATAGAAAAGATAATGGAAATTTTAAAAATAGAAAAGAACTTTTAAAAGTTAAAGGAATAGGGGCTAAAGCCTATGAACAAATGGCTGGTTTCTTAGTTATAGTAGATGGTGAAAATGTTTTAGATAACACTATAATTCACCCTGAATCTTACCATATAGCTATTGATCTATTAAAAGAAGCTGGAATTACTGTAGATGAGTACGGAAAAGACTTAAGTGCTGCTAGAGAAAAGTTAAAAAATTTCAATTATAGTAAATTTGCTAAAGATAAAGAATATGGTGCTGAAACAGTAAAAGATATATATGAAGCTTTAATTAGAGATAGAAGAGACCCTAGAGATAGTTTTGAAAAACCACTTTTAAAATCAGATATTTTAAAAATAGAAAATTTACAACCAGGAATGGAAGTGGAAGGAACTGTTAGAAATGTTGTAAAATTTGGAGCTTTTATTGATATTGGTTTAAAAAATGATGCTCTTTTACATATTTCAGAAATATCTAATAAATTTATAGATGATCCTAGTAAAGTACTATCTGTTGGTCAAATAATAAAAGTTAGAATAAAAGATATTGACAAAGAGAGGGAAAGAGTAGGATTAACTAAAAAGGAGAAATAA
- a CDS encoding ATP-binding protein: MKVSRNSLLVRMIFYNDIAIIIVSVTIALFLTFTAFQNIESKVVESAKDKMTLVNRAYIGEVLKIKDDLNQITNNIILFGNESFNNKLTYNERARVIRNQLLRKTFGMYQNSTLSIVDKNGVILGEAGNSSLKTPIDKEGFKENISNINADMKTVYFFKKDGTIYSRTIIEYQNNKINQLYLVLTLPTDQNLLNILENSVGLNNKDFIFLVVDDKYQSKNSNLSKEVNFLKKKLTGKTFGAYNQIYRKKEIDGESYFLVLMDLYNYKNESIGNLGVAIYFENIEQLKKNISLSVTLIILLFIAISTTISARIFKNLLEPLSRIVEAAEEVSKGNYKIFIKPEGVDEIRTLSKSFNKMATDIRSNEEQAKNKNKKLIGTLKRIDSIEKILMNIQIENDITLTVKEIMSAFTSEVGLGYSRAMYFRYSREIDKMVGEFAITNNRVKREILNGVESTRGFKFQIEDLNKLIKLIKIPFKSENLIAKSLLEKRIIFENDRGYKYNLGNELFKSFGIDKFLIMPIYSEKRNYGCILVDYFGKENNITQEEVELLTLLSLNISIRIKNRTIEEEKIDFERATTTGKLVDRFFKGREISFEKMLDFMEKMNEYDPSNSFLKIQMQEIKNEIVKLKREREILNEYVNVKKNDPLEILDIEEIISDIISEIEPKLEKLGINISTFINYNGKIIGNRARLKRALYEIIKNAKESFDKKNNDNKKINIIVTKEKNVDKIRINIIDNGIGMTQEQLENVFEPFVGYNENSPGLGLSIVSRIIKDHHGVIKILSQINEGTNVKITLNIYKEEIL, from the coding sequence ATGAAGGTAAGTAGAAATTCTCTTTTAGTAAGAATGATATTTTATAATGATATTGCAATAATAATAGTATCTGTGACTATAGCTCTTTTCCTTACCTTTACTGCATTTCAAAATATAGAATCAAAAGTTGTTGAATCAGCTAAAGACAAAATGACTTTAGTTAATCGTGCTTATATTGGGGAAGTTCTAAAAATAAAAGATGACTTAAATCAAATAACCAATAATATCATTTTATTTGGAAATGAAAGTTTTAATAATAAACTTACATATAATGAAAGAGCTAGAGTAATAAGAAATCAACTATTGAGAAAAACTTTTGGAATGTATCAAAACTCTACTTTATCTATAGTTGATAAAAATGGAGTGATTTTAGGTGAGGCTGGAAATAGTAGCCTTAAAACTCCTATTGATAAAGAAGGCTTTAAAGAAAATATATCAAATATCAATGCTGATATGAAAACTGTCTATTTTTTTAAAAAAGATGGAACAATATATTCAAGAACAATAATAGAATATCAAAATAATAAAATAAATCAATTATACCTTGTTTTAACTTTACCAACTGACCAAAATTTACTAAATATATTAGAAAATTCTGTTGGTCTTAACAATAAAGATTTTATCTTTTTAGTTGTTGATGACAAATATCAATCAAAAAATTCTAATCTATCTAAAGAAGTTAATTTTTTGAAAAAAAAATTAACTGGAAAAACTTTTGGTGCTTATAATCAAATATATAGAAAAAAAGAGATTGATGGAGAAAGTTATTTTTTAGTTTTAATGGATTTGTACAACTATAAAAATGAATCCATTGGAAATTTAGGTGTAGCTATATATTTTGAAAATATTGAGCAACTGAAAAAAAATATATCTCTATCAGTCACTCTAATTATACTTTTATTTATAGCTATCAGTACTACTATCTCAGCTAGAATCTTCAAAAACTTATTAGAACCACTTTCTAGAATTGTTGAAGCTGCTGAAGAGGTAAGTAAGGGAAACTATAAAATTTTTATTAAACCAGAAGGTGTTGATGAAATTAGAACTCTTTCTAAAAGCTTTAATAAAATGGCAACAGATATTAGAAGTAATGAGGAACAGGCTAAAAATAAAAATAAAAAACTTATTGGAACCTTAAAAAGAATTGATTCTATTGAAAAAATTCTTATGAATATCCAAATTGAAAACGATATTACTTTAACAGTTAAAGAAATAATGTCTGCTTTTACTTCTGAGGTTGGTTTAGGATATAGTCGTGCTATGTATTTTAGATATAGCCGTGAAATAGATAAAATGGTTGGAGAGTTTGCCATTACAAATAATAGAGTAAAAAGAGAGATTTTAAATGGAGTAGAAAGTACTCGTGGATTCAAATTCCAAATTGAAGACTTAAATAAATTAATTAAGTTAATTAAAATTCCATTTAAAAGTGAAAATTTAATAGCTAAATCTCTTCTTGAAAAAAGAATAATTTTTGAAAATGATCGTGGATATAAATATAATTTAGGAAATGAACTCTTTAAAAGTTTTGGAATTGATAAATTTTTAATTATGCCAATTTATAGTGAAAAAAGAAATTATGGTTGTATCCTTGTAGATTACTTTGGTAAAGAGAATAATATCACTCAAGAAGAAGTTGAACTTTTAACTTTACTATCTTTAAATATTTCAATTAGAATAAAAAATAGAACTATTGAAGAGGAAAAAATTGATTTTGAAAGAGCTACTACTACTGGTAAATTAGTAGATAGATTCTTTAAAGGTCGTGAAATCTCTTTTGAAAAAATGCTAGATTTTATGGAAAAAATGAATGAATATGATCCTAGTAATAGTTTCTTAAAAATTCAAATGCAAGAGATTAAAAATGAGATAGTTAAACTTAAAAGAGAGAGAGAGATTCTTAATGAGTATGTAAATGTGAAGAAAAATGATCCTTTAGAAATTTTAGATATAGAAGAGATTATTTCTGATATAATTTCAGAAATTGAACCTAAACTTGAAAAATTAGGAATTAATATCTCAACTTTTATAAATTATAATGGTAAAATTATAGGTAATAGAGCAAGACTTAAAAGAGCACTTTATGAAATAATTAAAAATGCTAAAGAATCTTTTGATAAAAAAAATAACGATAATAAAAAAATAAATATTATAGTGACAAAAGAAAAAAATGTAGATAAAATAAGAATAAACATTATTGATAATGGAATTGGAATGACACAAGAGCAATTGGAGAATGTTTTTGAACCTTTTGTAGGGTATAATGAAAACTCTCCAGGTCTTGGACTTTCAATTGTATCAAGAATTATAAAAGATCATCATGGTGTAATAAAAATTTTATCTCAAATAAATGAAGGTACAAATGTAAAAATAACTTTAAATATATATAAGGAGGAGATTTTATAA
- the ileS gene encoding isoleucine--tRNA ligase, translating into MSEKDYGATLNLPKTSFQMKANLPNKEPKIIQKWEENKIYEKGLTKGTKSFILHDGPPYANGDIHIGHALNKILKDIILKYKRLRGYNAPYIPGWDTHGLPIELKVTEKLGEKAKEMSPLEIRKLCTEYALKWVGIQREGFKRLGVLGDWENPYLTLKPEYEAKQLEVFGELYENGYIFKGLKPIYWSPVTETALAEAEIEYKNVTSPSIYVKMEANPDLLERLGLTEQTWVVIWTTTPWTLPANMAISLNPNFEYGVYKTEKGNLILAKDLAEKAFAEMEISDYQLIKEFIGSDLERATYKHPFLERTGMIILGTHVTADAGTGCVHTAPGHGQDDYVVGTRYGIEVVSPINNKGVLTEEAGQFAGLFYLKANKEIVAHLTETGHLLKLKNIEHSYPHDWRSKTPVIFRATEQWFVKAEGSDLRERALKALDNVEFVPSWGRNRIGSMLETRPDWCISRQRVWGVPIPVFYNEETGKEIYNKEILARIVEIVKKEGTAAWLTHTAEELIGEELLEKYNLKGVQLRKETNIMDVWFDSGVSHRSVLETRGELVHRPADMYLEGSDQHRGWFQTSLLTSIGSTHDAPYKKILTHGFVNDGEGKKMSKSVGNVVVPADVIKVFGADILRLWCASVDYREDVKISDNILKQMAEAYRRVRNTARYILGNSNDFNPATDKVAYKDLMEIDKWALNKLEILKRKVTENYEKYEFYNLFQDIHYFAGVDMSAFYLDIIKDRLYTEGTNSLARRSAQTVMTEILLTLTKMIAPILSFTAEEIWDTLPEALKDEESVLLSSWYEENDEYLNSEVEAKWADIIKVRKEANKSLEKARQGENRIIGNSLDAKVMLYSNDENMQKFLMENRERLELALIVSNVEIVNSVDETFVKGEEIQDLFIKVVHAEGEKCERCWKYSTEVGKDPEHPTLCPRCAAVLKNN; encoded by the coding sequence ATGAGTGAAAAGGATTACGGAGCTACACTTAACCTTCCGAAGACTAGTTTTCAAATGAAAGCAAATCTTCCAAATAAGGAGCCTAAAATCATTCAAAAATGGGAAGAAAATAAGATTTATGAAAAAGGATTAACAAAGGGAACAAAATCATTTATATTACATGATGGACCTCCATATGCAAATGGAGATATCCATATAGGACATGCCTTAAATAAAATCCTTAAAGATATTATCTTAAAATATAAAAGATTAAGAGGATATAATGCCCCTTATATTCCTGGATGGGATACCCACGGATTACCTATTGAATTAAAAGTTACAGAAAAGCTTGGAGAAAAAGCTAAAGAGATGTCTCCATTAGAAATAAGAAAACTTTGTACAGAGTATGCTTTAAAATGGGTAGGAATCCAAAGAGAAGGATTTAAAAGATTAGGAGTATTAGGAGATTGGGAAAATCCTTACCTAACTTTAAAACCAGAATATGAAGCAAAACAATTAGAAGTATTTGGAGAACTTTATGAAAATGGATATATTTTCAAAGGATTGAAACCTATATATTGGTCACCAGTTACAGAAACTGCTCTAGCTGAAGCTGAAATAGAGTATAAAAATGTAACTTCTCCATCTATCTATGTAAAAATGGAAGCTAATCCAGATTTATTAGAAAGATTAGGATTAACTGAACAAACTTGGGTAGTAATTTGGACAACTACTCCTTGGACATTACCAGCAAATATGGCTATATCATTAAATCCTAACTTCGAATATGGAGTATATAAAACAGAAAAAGGAAATTTAATTTTAGCTAAAGATTTAGCTGAAAAAGCTTTTGCTGAAATGGAAATTTCTGATTATCAATTAATTAAAGAATTTATAGGAAGCGACTTAGAAAGAGCTACATACAAACATCCTTTCTTAGAAAGAACAGGAATGATTATACTAGGAACTCACGTTACTGCTGATGCTGGAACAGGTTGTGTTCATACAGCTCCTGGACATGGACAAGATGACTATGTTGTTGGAACAAGATATGGAATAGAAGTAGTTTCTCCTATTAACAATAAAGGAGTTCTTACTGAAGAAGCTGGACAATTTGCTGGATTATTCTATTTAAAAGCTAATAAAGAGATCGTTGCTCACTTAACAGAAACTGGACACTTATTAAAATTAAAAAATATAGAACACTCTTATCCACATGATTGGAGATCTAAAACTCCTGTAATATTCAGAGCTACTGAACAATGGTTCGTAAAAGCTGAAGGTTCTGATTTAAGAGAAAGAGCTTTAAAAGCTTTAGATAATGTTGAATTTGTTCCTTCATGGGGAAGAAATAGAATTGGTTCTATGCTAGAAACAAGACCTGACTGGTGTATCTCTAGACAAAGAGTATGGGGAGTACCAATTCCTGTATTCTACAATGAAGAAACAGGAAAAGAGATCTACAATAAAGAGATCTTAGCAAGAATAGTAGAGATAGTTAAAAAAGAGGGAACAGCAGCTTGGTTAACTCATACAGCTGAAGAATTAATTGGAGAAGAACTTTTAGAAAAATATAATTTAAAAGGTGTTCAATTAAGAAAAGAAACAAATATTATGGACGTTTGGTTTGACTCTGGAGTTTCTCATAGATCTGTATTAGAAACTAGAGGAGAGTTAGTACATAGACCTGCTGATATGTACCTAGAAGGTTCTGACCAACACAGAGGATGGTTCCAAACTTCATTATTAACATCAATTGGTTCTACACACGATGCTCCATACAAAAAAATCTTAACTCATGGATTTGTAAATGATGGAGAAGGAAAGAAAATGTCAAAATCAGTTGGAAACGTAGTAGTACCTGCTGATGTTATAAAAGTATTTGGAGCAGATATTTTAAGACTTTGGTGTGCTTCAGTAGATTATAGAGAAGATGTAAAAATTTCTGATAATATCTTAAAACAAATGGCAGAAGCTTATAGAAGAGTAAGAAATACTGCTAGATATATTTTAGGAAATAGTAATGACTTCAATCCTGCAACTGATAAAGTAGCTTATAAAGATTTAATGGAAATCGATAAATGGGCATTAAATAAATTAGAAATATTAAAGAGAAAAGTTACAGAAAACTATGAAAAATATGAATTCTATAACTTATTCCAAGATATTCACTATTTTGCTGGTGTAGATATGTCAGCTTTCTATCTAGATATTATAAAAGATAGATTATATACAGAAGGAACTAACTCTTTAGCTAGAAGATCAGCTCAAACTGTAATGACAGAAATATTATTAACTTTAACTAAGATGATAGCTCCAATTCTTTCATTTACTGCTGAAGAGATTTGGGATACATTACCTGAAGCTTTAAAAGATGAAGAATCAGTATTATTAAGTTCTTGGTATGAAGAAAATGATGAATACTTAAATTCTGAAGTAGAAGCTAAATGGGCAGATATCATAAAAGTTAGAAAAGAAGCTAACAAATCATTAGAAAAAGCTAGACAAGGAGAAAACAGAATTATAGGAAACTCTTTAGATGCTAAAGTTATGTTATATTCTAATGATGAAAATATGCAAAAATTCTTAATGGAAAATAGAGAAAGATTAGAATTAGCTCTAATTGTTTCAAATGTTGAAATAGTAAATTCTGTTGATGAAACATTTGTTAAAGGAGAAGAAATTCAAGATCTTTTCATAAAAGTTGTACATGCTGAAGGAGAAAAATGTGAAAGATGTTGGAAATATTCAACAGAAGTTGGAAAAGATCCTGAACATCCTACTCTTTGCCCAAGATGTGCTGCTGTACTAAAAAATAACTAG
- the lspA gene encoding signal peptidase II, which produces MTYIVLILILVGADQLSKYLIDSNMLEGETLPIINDFFHITYVKNRGIAFGMFQGKLDIISIATVIAIVAIAYYLYKEKNKLSLVEKMGFIYILAGAIGNMWDRAFRGFVVDMMDFRGIWSYVFNLADVWINIGVIFILLDQFILKKKRETEEDKK; this is translated from the coding sequence ATGACATATATAGTTTTAATCTTGATACTTGTTGGTGCTGACCAACTGTCAAAATACCTGATAGATAGTAATATGCTAGAAGGAGAGACACTACCAATTATAAATGATTTTTTTCATATAACATATGTTAAAAATAGAGGTATTGCCTTTGGAATGTTTCAAGGAAAACTAGATATAATAAGCATAGCTACAGTTATAGCAATTGTAGCTATTGCTTATTACTTATATAAAGAAAAAAATAAACTCTCTTTAGTTGAAAAAATGGGGTTTATTTATATCTTAGCTGGAGCTATTGGAAATATGTGGGATAGAGCCTTTAGAGGATTTGTGGTAGATATGATGGACTTTAGAGGTATTTGGTCATATGTTTTTAATTTAGCTGATGTCTGGATAAATATTGGAGTAATATTTATATTATTAGATCAATTCATTCTTAAAAAGAAGAGAGAAACCGAGGAGGATAAGAAATGA
- the glyQ gene encoding glycine--tRNA ligase subunit alpha has translation MTFQEIIFALQKYWSSKGCVLGNPYDIEKGAGTFNPNTFLMSLGPEPWSVAYVEPSRRPKDGRYGENPNRVYQHHQFQVIMKPSPLNIQELYLESLRVLGIEPEKHDIRFVEDDWESPTLGAWGLGWEVWLDGMEVTQFTYFQQVGGLELDPIPVEITYGLERIALYIQNKENIYDLEWAPGVKYGDMRFQFEYENSKYSFELADLDKHFKWFDEFEKEASRILDEGLVLPAYDYVLKCSHVFNVLDSRGAISTTERMAYILRVRNLARRCAEVYVQNRKDLGYPLLKK, from the coding sequence ATGACATTTCAAGAGATAATTTTTGCTCTTCAAAAATACTGGAGTTCAAAAGGGTGTGTACTTGGAAACCCTTATGATATAGAGAAAGGAGCTGGAACATTCAACCCTAATACTTTCCTTATGTCATTAGGACCAGAACCATGGAGTGTAGCTTATGTAGAGCCTTCAAGAAGACCAAAAGATGGAAGATATGGAGAAAACCCTAACAGAGTTTATCAACACCATCAATTCCAAGTTATAATGAAACCATCTCCATTAAATATTCAAGAACTTTATCTAGAAAGTTTAAGAGTTTTAGGAATTGAACCTGAAAAACACGATATTCGTTTTGTTGAAGATGACTGGGAATCACCAACACTTGGAGCTTGGGGACTTGGTTGGGAAGTATGGTTAGACGGAATGGAAGTAACTCAATTTACATATTTCCAACAAGTTGGAGGATTAGAACTTGATCCTATCCCTGTTGAAATAACTTATGGACTTGAAAGAATTGCACTATATATTCAAAATAAAGAAAATATCTACGATTTAGAGTGGGCTCCTGGAGTAAAATATGGAGATATGAGATTCCAATTTGAATATGAAAACTCTAAATACTCTTTTGAATTAGCAGATTTAGATAAACACTTTAAATGGTTTGATGAATTTGAAAAAGAAGCATCTAGAATTTTAGATGAAGGTTTAGTATTACCAGCTTATGACTATGTTTTAAAATGTTCTCATGTATTCAATGTATTGGACTCAAGAGGTGCTATATCTACAACTGAAAGAATGGCATATATTTTAAGAGTAAGAAACTTAGCTAGAAGATGTGCTGAAGTTTATGTTCAAAACAGAAAAGATTTAGGATATCCACTACTAAAGAAGTAA